A genomic window from Glycine max cultivar Williams 82 chromosome 17, Glycine_max_v4.0, whole genome shotgun sequence includes:
- the LOC102664126 gene encoding uncharacterized protein, protein MAERGGEGNRPPRRTLGDYAYQQGPKHYNIIAIPPFSNKVVELKPALLSPIGSHPFAGMDHEDPYTHVSSFMELCSTMGASDEDVKAIYLRAFPFSLTDLSTPNFPSRRFPKDLTNLSVRRGRDSKLCCGGVQTITLMMLHIFYSGLKPQTKMILDASAGGTMMSKCPEEANVIIDSRVATDDQSHHDRAPTQRKGIMELGHSK, encoded by the exons ATGGCTGAaagaggaggagaaggaaataGACCACCGAGGAGGACTTTGGGTGACTATGCTTATCAACAAGGCCCAAAACATTACAACATCATAGCAATTCCTCCTTTCAGCAATAAAGTCGTGGAATTAAAGCCAGCACTGCTTAGTCCAATTGGCTCACATCCCTTTGCTGGAATGGATCATGAGGATCCATACACACATGTGTCTAGCTTCATGGAATTATGCAGTACTATGGGAGCTTCTGACGAAGATGTTAAAGCTATCTACCTCAGAgcttttccattttcattaACAG ATTTATCAACACCAAATTTTCCATCGCGGCGTTTTCCCAAGGATTTGACAAACCTCTCTGTGAGACGTGGGAGAGATTCAAAGCTTTGTTGCGGAGGTGTCCAAACCATAACTTTGATGATGCTGCATATCTTCTATAGTGGTTTGAAACCTCAAACCAAGATGATCCTTGATGCCTCAGCTGGAGGCACTATGATGTCCAAGTGTCCAGAGGAAGCTAATGTAATCATTGACTCCAGAGTAGCCACTGATGATCAAAGTCATCATGATAGAGCTCCAACACAAAGAAAAGGTATAATGGAGCTGGGACACTCAAAGTGA